From Bdellovibrio sp. KM01:
TTTCATCGGCAGCGATACCCATTTGACCGCCAAGCACATCAATTTCCCGAACCATGTGACCTTTTGCAAGTCCACCAATGGAAGGGTTGCAACTCATATAACCAATACGATCAATGTTCGTGGTTACCATCAAAGTTTGAAGGCCCAAACGAGCGGACGCCAAGCATGCTTCGATTCCGGCATGTCCCGCACCTACGACGATCACATCAAATTTTTTATTAGTCATAAGTTACTTCCCGATACAAAACTCTTTAAATACTCGATCCATGATTTGATCATCGAACCGCTTACCTAAAGTTTCATGAATCGCGATGAGAGATTCTTTAAGCTCTAAAGCTAAGAATTCAGAACCCATCCCCTGATCCACCAAGGTTTGTGACCTTTGAGTATTCTCTAAAGCACGAACCAAGTTTTCATAGTGACGGGCATTGGAAATAAGAACGGTATTTTCCACCTGCAAATCCGCGAATTCTTGGACAAGTTCTTGAAGGACACTCGAACGCACCTTTTTATCAAGAGCACTGACAAAGAACACCCTTCTTGTGAAGAAAGCCTGGGGATCTGCGATTTTCTGGAAAAATTTACTGTTTTTAAGGGCTTTTTCGACCATTTCTAGCGGTTTAGACCCACCAATTCGGTCGATTTTATTAGCTAAAATGAAGGTTTTTTGAGGATCCAAAGACTCCAGAATTTGAGTCTCTTCAGCGCCCATCCCCTTCTCGATATCGAAAACAAAGAACACCACATCGGATTCATTCTGCGCTTCATAGCTTTTTTGAATACCAATACGCTCAACCAAGTCCGTTGCTTCATCGCGAAGGCCAGCCGTATCTACGAAAGTGAACTTAACGCCTTCATATGAAGTATCCCCATGAATCACATCACGGGTGGTGCCCGGAATATCCGTTACGATAGCACGTTCATCTTCTAAAAAAAGATTAAGCAAACTGGATTTACCCACATTCGGAAGACCGGTCAGAACAACTCTGAAACCATCTTTCAAAAGACGACCTACTTTAAAAGTTCCAACCAGATCTTTAAGCGTCGCTTCGATCTTTTTCAGACGAACTTGGACAACGGAATAATCGACCACATCGATACCTTCCGTCGAAAAATCAATACTTGCTTCAGCGTGCGCCAAAATCCAAGTCATGTCGTCTTCGACTTCTTCCAGCTTGTTGGATAACTGGCCTTTTAATTGGCGAAGAGCTAATTTAGCTGCCTGTTGAGATTGGGATTCGATCAAAGCCAGAACGGATTCAGCTTGAACCAAATCCAATTTTCCATTCATGAATGCACGATATGTGAACTCGCCGCGATCGGCGGGACGAGCGCCCAATTGCACCAAAGAATTCAAAATGTTTTGGCAGATCAGTGGACTTCCGTGACAGGAAATCTCGATCACTTCTTCACCAGTGAAAGAGCGACCATTTTGGAAGTAAGTTACCAGAACTTCGTCAATCTCATTGCCGCCGTCTTTCAGATTTCCGAAATAGACTTTATGGGATTCAGGATGTGCAGGTAAGAATTTGCAAAGTTTCGATACGATTTCAAAAGTACGAGGGCCGCTTACTCGAATGACGGAGATACCGCCCACTCCGTGAGGAGTGGAGACCGCGCATATTGTATCCTTGTCACGATCTCCTCGAAGCATGCGACCCTACTTAATACTAATCGTGGTGAGCTTCTTCAGCGTTGCTATTTTGCGCTGAATTGCCACCTTTAGCTGGATAGATTTTGATTTTTTTATACAAGCCATCACCTAGTGAGCGGCTTTTGATACGAGGATCTTTAGCCAAATACTGGTGAACAACTTTGCGATCTTTCGGTGGCAAAGCTCTGTAATATACAGATTTACCTTGCTCGATGCAGATCGCTTTTAAGTTCTCTGCGCGTTCGATAAGAGCGCTTTCAGTTTCATCACGGTATCCACCGCAATCCACTGTGATGTTAGTTTTGTCTTCAGGGAAATTGTGTTGAACAACGCGTTTCAAGAACAACTGGAAAGCATCCAACATTTGTCCTTTTTTATCTTTCAACAATTCTTCGTCCCCACCGGAGAATTGAACAGAAAGAACGGCTCCACCGTCATCTTCTTTTGAAGAGTTGATTTCAAAAGAAAGATCGAACTGAGCTTTTTCGATGATACCCTCTAGAGTCGCTTGAACCAAAGATTCAACTTCGCTGTTAGCGCTCTTGCTTTTTCCCCCGAAAAGCTTACTAAAAAAACCCATTTTACCTCCCAGGTAAAAATAAAAAATCTAAGTAACTATTTCGCCTTAACCACTTTGATAGCTGGCTTGGCAGTTGGATCTCTCATGATCAAATACTGTTGGACGATACCAAACAATGTGCTGACAACCATATAAAGAGTCAGACCTGCAGGTAACTGCAACATGAAGATCGAGAAAACCAATGGCATGAACTGCATAATTTTAGCTTGTGTAGGATCCATCGTTGATGGAGTGATCTTTTGCTGGATGTACATAAATACAGCCATTGATACCGGCAACACATAGAACTTATCGTGTGCTGACAAATCCGTGATCCAAAGGATGAACGGAGAATTGTAAAGCTCGATAGAAGAACCAATCACGCGGTAAAGAGCAAAGAAGATTGGGATCTGAAGAAGCATTGGCAAACAACCAGACATTGGATTTGCACCGTGCTGTTTCATCACTGCCATCATCTCAGTGTTCAATCTCATCGCATCGTCTTTATACTTCTCACGAAGACCAGCAATGATAGGTTGAACCTTTTGCATCGCCTTCATGGATTTAGCAGACATAATGTTGAATGGAAGAACCACGAAACGAACAGCCAAAGTCAAAAGGATGATCGCCACACCCCAGTTGCCAACAACTGTGTGGAACGCCTTCATCACGTACAACAACGGACGAGCGATAAAGCCAAAGAAACCGAAGTCGATGATGTGAGCCATTTCTGGATCAACAGCCTTCAACATGTCGATAGATTTAGGACCTGCATAGAACAAAGATTCAAACTTCATTTGTTCTTTCAACTGAACTGGTTTGTAAACCATTTCAGCTTGCGCAGTTTTCTTTTCGATATTCGCAGTCAATTTAACTTCAGGAATAATATCTGACTTGTCCATCGCTGCCGCTGCAAAGTACTGCGAGCTCACAGAGATCAACTGAGTATTAGGCATGTCCTTAGTTACGTTTTCTTTGGAGTTACTGAAGTTTACAGTCTCGTGCTTGTCATCACTGTGACTAACAAAGAAATCCTGGTGATCGTAAGAAGGCATAAAGAAAGAGTGTGAGCCCTTGTCATGGATGCTTTCAGGAATCAGGATAGAGAAACCTTTTT
This genomic window contains:
- the mnmE gene encoding tRNA uridine-5-carboxymethylaminomethyl(34) synthesis GTPase MnmE produces the protein MLRGDRDKDTICAVSTPHGVGGISVIRVSGPRTFEIVSKLCKFLPAHPESHKVYFGNLKDGGNEIDEVLVTYFQNGRSFTGEEVIEISCHGSPLICQNILNSLVQLGARPADRGEFTYRAFMNGKLDLVQAESVLALIESQSQQAAKLALRQLKGQLSNKLEEVEDDMTWILAHAEASIDFSTEGIDVVDYSVVQVRLKKIEATLKDLVGTFKVGRLLKDGFRVVLTGLPNVGKSSLLNLFLEDERAIVTDIPGTTRDVIHGDTSYEGVKFTFVDTAGLRDEATDLVERIGIQKSYEAQNESDVVFFVFDIEKGMGAEETQILESLDPQKTFILANKIDRIGGSKPLEMVEKALKNSKFFQKIADPQAFFTRRVFFVSALDKKVRSSVLQELVQEFADLQVENTVLISNARHYENLVRALENTQRSQTLVDQGMGSEFLALELKESLIAIHETLGKRFDDQIMDRVFKEFCIGK
- a CDS encoding R3H domain-containing nucleic acid-binding protein, with the protein product MGFFSKLFGGKSKSANSEVESLVQATLEGIIEKAQFDLSFEINSSKEDDGGAVLSVQFSGGDEELLKDKKGQMLDAFQLFLKRVVQHNFPEDKTNITVDCGGYRDETESALIERAENLKAICIEQGKSVYYRALPPKDRKVVHQYLAKDPRIKSRSLGDGLYKKIKIYPAKGGNSAQNSNAEEAHHD
- the yidC gene encoding membrane protein insertase YidC, with the protein product MAQQQNNNPGFFDPKTLIAVGAVALIYFGWQTYLGKKYPDYNKPKPAQTQTADTAATPGATTTATSSSGSTIESKSETVTPVQEQSFSFSNDKVSFQISNHGMGLKNYTVNNYEDKSGGKIKLGGADNDGLYSMRLTGADKSLVFNLTEKAPGSYVGVAQVGGMTVTRELSFDAAKSSFTNTISISQPSEEIKKGFSILIPESIHDKGSHSFFMPSYDHQDFFVSHSDDKHETVNFSNSKENVTKDMPNTQLISVSSQYFAAAAMDKSDIIPEVKLTANIEKKTAQAEMVYKPVQLKEQMKFESLFYAGPKSIDMLKAVDPEMAHIIDFGFFGFIARPLLYVMKAFHTVVGNWGVAIILLTLAVRFVVLPFNIMSAKSMKAMQKVQPIIAGLREKYKDDAMRLNTEMMAVMKQHGANPMSGCLPMLLQIPIFFALYRVIGSSIELYNSPFILWITDLSAHDKFYVLPVSMAVFMYIQQKITPSTMDPTQAKIMQFMPLVFSIFMLQLPAGLTLYMVVSTLFGIVQQYLIMRDPTAKPAIKVVKAK